One part of the Anaeromyxobacter sp. Fw109-5 genome encodes these proteins:
- a CDS encoding NapC/NirT family cytochrome c, translating into MQDIHSLEQLLKVTAVVAAAISAVIIVWYLVKRPPLGRITKVMLLFGLGVMPIGVALTGNVAGFEYTLKREFCSSCHVMLPYTEDAADPKSNSLAAIHSRNSSFGGESCYTCHADYQLFGAMTTKVNGLKHLYYYITAYADSGEYGEGGPRIHLYKPFKNGSCTRCHSTTAPSWLAREEHGGMIEELRAGDASCVDCHGGAQVHPRSFNHGGNGRAPTASAGGERKE; encoded by the coding sequence GTGCAAGACATTCACTCGCTCGAGCAGCTGCTCAAGGTCACGGCGGTCGTCGCGGCCGCGATCTCGGCCGTCATCATCGTCTGGTACCTGGTGAAGCGCCCGCCGCTCGGGCGCATCACGAAGGTCATGCTGCTGTTCGGGCTCGGCGTGATGCCCATCGGCGTCGCGCTCACCGGGAACGTGGCGGGCTTCGAGTACACGCTGAAGCGGGAGTTCTGCAGCTCCTGCCACGTCATGCTGCCCTACACCGAGGACGCGGCGGACCCGAAGTCGAACAGCCTCGCCGCGATCCACAGCCGGAACTCCAGCTTCGGCGGTGAGAGCTGCTACACGTGCCACGCCGACTACCAGCTCTTCGGCGCGATGACCACGAAGGTGAACGGGCTCAAGCACCTCTACTACTACATCACCGCGTACGCGGACTCGGGGGAGTACGGAGAGGGTGGGCCCCGCATCCACCTGTACAAGCCGTTCAAGAACGGGAGCTGCACCCGCTGCCACTCGACCACCGCGCCGAGCTGGCTCGCGCGCGAGGAGCACGGCGGGATGATCGAGGAGCTCCGCGCCGGCGACGCCAGCTGCGTCGACTGCCACGGCGGCGCGCAGGTCCACCCGCGCTCTTTCAACCACGGCGGCAACGGCCGCGCGCCGACGGCGTCCGCCGGCGGCGAGAGGAAGGAGTAG
- the ccsA gene encoding cytochrome c biogenesis protein CcsA yields the protein MKRLLNQLASLKLAVILLVLLLVGLAAGTIIESSRGAPVAQQTVYYAWWFLALQGLFAVNVTASILSLAPWGKNRIGYVLTHASMIVIFIGAGLTYFLKTEGQLGLWEGNSGGEIAVFDEAGQPGAPHKLPFTVKLDDFEVENYPGTMRPSQFRSRVQVTDGETGETFATEIYMNHPLHYRGYSLFQSSYQQDRDPQTNEIRREATILSVSKDPGQTIVFVGYTFLVLGMIVVLGTRMVEARKRAELERMLDGGEAGGPRPAGRAGKAAAAVALALFAGVASAQAPAALDGWAKVDAMRRLPVQHDGRSMPLDTLAREAVWNVTGKYSWNGEDPVVTVAQWLFDPMRASNTPLVELGSPELAVAVGLPSGTKYASFSQLVSSQRVLGLMQQARQAAAQDRPRTGVLSEAEKLEGRLVWMQGFLEREKLRAIPVAGQPRARWGVPQPMGSVDDLVALSTGPRLEGWPSPAAIDREILYKKVRATRVAWIVLLGALVLSLVAWSRRSRLLDVLAFAGLLGGFGVMSWGIAMRWAVAGRIPASNMYESLLFLAWGVGLFAVVALPVLRNRLVVLNANAMAALTMALTDLLPIDRFIHPMPPVLSGTPWLAIHVPIIMVGYSVLALGVVIAHMQIGFTMFAPRRTDLTNRMADLNYWYMLVGNILLIAGILTGSIWAASSWGRYWGWDPKEVWSLVAFLAYMAIVHGRFDKLIGQFGVAALSIVAFQTILMTYLGVNYVLGTGLHSYGMGDSPVVKWMILVALAEAAFVGWGWYAHARQQREAAVA from the coding sequence ATGAAGAGGCTCCTCAACCAGCTCGCTTCCCTGAAGCTCGCCGTGATCCTGCTCGTGCTGCTGCTCGTCGGGCTCGCGGCGGGGACGATCATCGAGTCGTCCAGGGGCGCGCCCGTGGCTCAGCAGACCGTGTACTACGCCTGGTGGTTCCTCGCGCTGCAGGGGCTCTTCGCGGTGAACGTCACCGCGTCGATCCTGTCCCTCGCGCCGTGGGGCAAGAACCGCATCGGCTACGTCCTCACCCACGCCTCGATGATCGTCATCTTCATCGGGGCGGGGCTCACGTACTTCCTCAAGACCGAGGGGCAGCTCGGCCTCTGGGAAGGGAACAGCGGCGGCGAGATCGCCGTGTTCGACGAGGCCGGGCAGCCCGGCGCGCCTCACAAGCTCCCGTTCACGGTGAAGCTCGACGACTTCGAGGTGGAGAACTACCCGGGCACGATGCGGCCGTCGCAGTTCCGCAGCCGCGTCCAGGTCACCGACGGCGAGACGGGCGAGACGTTCGCGACCGAGATCTACATGAACCACCCGCTGCACTACCGCGGGTACAGCCTGTTCCAGTCGAGCTACCAGCAGGACCGCGACCCGCAGACCAACGAGATCCGCCGCGAGGCGACGATCCTCTCCGTCTCCAAGGACCCCGGGCAGACGATCGTGTTCGTGGGCTACACGTTCCTCGTGCTGGGCATGATCGTGGTGCTCGGCACGCGCATGGTCGAGGCGCGCAAGCGCGCCGAGCTCGAGCGCATGCTGGACGGCGGCGAGGCCGGCGGGCCTCGCCCCGCGGGCCGGGCGGGCAAGGCCGCCGCGGCGGTGGCGCTGGCGCTGTTCGCGGGCGTCGCGTCCGCGCAGGCTCCGGCGGCCCTGGACGGCTGGGCGAAGGTGGACGCGATGCGCCGGCTGCCGGTGCAGCACGACGGCCGCTCCATGCCGCTCGACACGCTCGCCCGCGAGGCGGTCTGGAACGTGACGGGGAAGTACTCCTGGAACGGCGAAGATCCGGTCGTCACCGTCGCGCAGTGGCTCTTCGACCCGATGCGCGCCTCCAACACGCCGCTGGTCGAGCTCGGCAGCCCCGAGCTCGCGGTCGCGGTCGGGCTCCCCAGCGGCACGAAGTACGCGTCGTTCTCGCAGCTGGTCTCGAGCCAGCGGGTGCTCGGGCTGATGCAGCAGGCGCGGCAGGCGGCGGCGCAGGATCGCCCGCGGACCGGCGTCCTCAGCGAGGCGGAGAAGCTCGAGGGCCGGCTGGTCTGGATGCAGGGCTTCCTGGAGCGGGAGAAGCTCCGCGCCATCCCCGTGGCCGGTCAGCCGCGGGCGCGCTGGGGCGTCCCTCAGCCGATGGGCAGCGTCGATGATCTCGTCGCGCTCTCCACCGGCCCGCGGCTCGAGGGCTGGCCGAGCCCCGCCGCCATCGACCGCGAGATCCTCTACAAGAAGGTGCGCGCGACGCGCGTCGCCTGGATCGTGCTCCTCGGCGCCCTCGTCCTGTCCCTCGTGGCCTGGAGCCGCAGGTCGAGGCTCCTCGACGTCCTCGCCTTCGCAGGCCTCCTCGGCGGATTCGGGGTGATGAGCTGGGGCATCGCGATGCGCTGGGCCGTCGCCGGCCGGATCCCGGCGTCGAACATGTACGAGTCGCTGCTCTTCCTCGCGTGGGGCGTCGGCCTCTTCGCGGTGGTGGCCCTCCCGGTGCTGCGCAACCGCCTCGTCGTCCTGAACGCGAACGCGATGGCGGCGCTCACCATGGCGCTCACGGACCTCCTGCCCATCGACCGGTTCATCCACCCCATGCCGCCCGTGCTCTCGGGCACGCCCTGGCTCGCGATCCACGTGCCGATCATCATGGTCGGCTACTCGGTCCTCGCGCTCGGCGTCGTGATCGCGCACATGCAGATCGGCTTCACGATGTTCGCGCCGCGCCGGACGGACCTGACCAACCGCATGGCCGACCTGAACTACTGGTACATGCTGGTCGGCAACATCCTCCTCATCGCGGGCATCCTCACCGGGTCCATCTGGGCGGCGTCCTCGTGGGGCCGGTACTGGGGCTGGGATCCGAAGGAGGTCTGGTCGCTCGTCGCGTTCCTCGCGTACATGGCGATCGTCCACGGCCGGTTCGACAAGCTCATCGGCCAGTTCGGCGTGGCGGCCCTGTCGATCGTGGCCTTCCAGACCATCCTCATGACGTACCTGGGCGTGAACTACGTGCTCGGTACGGGCCTCCACTCCTACGGCATGGGCGACTCGCCGGTGGTGAAGTGGATGATCCTGGTGGCGCTCGCCGAGGCCGCCTTCGTCGGCTGGGGCTGGTACGCGCACGCCCGGCAGCAGCGTGAGGCCGCCGTGGCCTGA